The proteins below come from a single Scatophagus argus isolate fScaArg1 chromosome 15, fScaArg1.pri, whole genome shotgun sequence genomic window:
- the numb gene encoding protein numb homolog isoform X5: MNKLRQSFRRKKDVYVPESSRPHQWQTDEEAVRSGKCSFAVKYLGHVEVEESRGMHICEDAVKRLKTDRKFFKGFFAKAGKKPVRAVLWVSADGLRVVDDKTKDLILDQTIEKVSFCAPDRNFERAFSYICRDGTTRRWICHCFMAIKDSGERLSHAVGCAFAACLERKQKREKECGVTATFDANRTTFTREGSFRVTTATEAAEREEVMRQLQDSKKAEADVNAAGNSATSVTNSSAHQTGGSPSPSSSPPPSVSNLGPQVIPRRHAPADVIARQGSFRGFPALSQKTSPFKRQLSLRMNELPSTMQRKSDFPIKNTVPEVEGEGDSISSLCTQITSAFSGPTEDPFSSAPMPKPASSPQSPVAPVNGTAPAFSVPAATVNPPVLPPALPARDTNPWAKTPAGAPASAQPGSNWSSPAPVIVVPPTSSPAMPSHKRTPSEADRWLEEVTKSVRAPQPNPVMAAAIQPPPTQPFTAPVPMPVASVPSVPPVAFMTSLPSAVPMLPPRQPAFHAQAPASYPMPNGLPFPQPSVPVVGITPSQMVANVFGSATQPQSYPVPASTTPQHDVQGVGNVSPFIKPPQSTTVNPAPLQSSNGSVTFNGADSWAAPSQLAPSSPATQPPPQPQEDAFEAQWAALESRSRQRTTPSPTNPFSTELHKTFEIQL; encoded by the exons GACAGGAAATTCTTCAAAGGATTCTTTGCAAAA gcTGGGAAGAAGCCAGTGCGGGCTGTGTTGTGGGTGTCGGCAGATGGTCTTCGTGTCGTAGACGATAAAACAAAG GACCTGATTCTGGACCAGACAATAGAGAAGGTGTCGTTCTGCGCTCCGGACCGTAACTTTGAGAGGGCATTTTCTTATATCTGCAGGGACGGCACCACGCGGCGCTGGATCTGCCACTGTTTTATGGCCATTAAAGACTCA GGAGAGCGTCTCAGTCATGCTGTGGGTTGTGCATTTGCCGCCTGCCTGGAGCGAAAACAGAAACGGGAAAAGGAGTGTGGGGTCACGGCAACCTTTGATGCCAACAGAACCACTTTCACCCGCGAGGGCTCATTTCGTGTTACCACGGCAACAGAGGCGGCGGAGCGGGAGGAAGTCATGAGGCAGCTACAGGACTCTAAGAAAG CAGAGGCAGATGTGAACGCCGCTGGGAACTCAGCCACTAGTGTGACAAACTCTTCTGCACACCAGACGGGAGGCTCACCATCCCCCTCGTCCTCCCCGCCTCCCTCCGTGTCCAACCTGGGTCCCCAGGTGATACCACGCAGACACGCACCGGCCGACGTCATCGCCAGACAGGGTTCCTTCAGGGGCTTCCCGGCCCTCAGTCAGAAGACTTCTCCCTTCAAACGACAGCTGTCACTGCGAATGAACGAGTTGCCCTCCACCATGCAGCGCAAGTCTGACTTCCCCATCAAAAACACGG TCCCTGAAGTGGAAGGAGAAGGTGACAGCATCAGTTCACTGTGCACTCAGATCACCTCAGCTTTCAGCGGACCCACAGAGGACCCCTTCTCCTCAGCACCAATGCCCAAACCAGCTTCGTCCCCTCAGTCTCCCGTAGCACCAG TGAATGGCACAGCTCCTGCCTTCTCTGTTCCTGCTGCTACTGTTAACCCCCCAGTTCTGCCCCCCGCTCTGCCTGCTCGAGACACTAACCCCTGGGCAAAGACCCCAGCAGGGGCCCCGGCCTCAGCACAGCCAG GAAGTAACTGGTCATCCCCTGCTCCGGTGATAGTGGTCCCCCCCACATCCTCCCCAGCCATGCCCTCCCACAAACGCACACCGTCAGAGGCAGACCGGTGGTTAGAGGAAGTCACCAAATCTGTCCGAGCCCCGCAGCCTAATCCAGTCATGGCAGCCGCCATCCAACCGCCTCCAACTCAGCCGTTCACTGCCCCTGTGCCAATGCCTGTGGCATCTGTTCCCTCTGTTCCCCCGGTGGCCTTCATGACCTCTCTGCCCTCTGCCGTGCCCATGTTGCCCCCTCGCCAGCCTGCCTTTCACGCTCAGGCTCCAGCCTCCTACCCGATGCCGAACGGCCTGCCGTTCCCTCAGCCCAGCGTGCCCGTGGTTGGCATCACTCCTTCACAGATGGTGGCTAATGTGTTCGGCTCAGCCACGCAACCCCAGTCATACCCTGTCCCGGCCTCCACGACACCCCAACATGACGTCCAGGGTGTTGGCAACGTCAGCCCATTCATCAAACCCCCACAGTCCACCACAGTGAACCCTGCTCCCCTTCAGTCATCCAATGGTAGTGTGACCTTCAACGGGGCAGACAGCTGGGCTGCTCCGTCCCAGCTCGCTCCATCCTCCCCAGCCACCCAGCCGCCCCCTCAGCCACAGGAAGATGCCTTTGAGGCCCAGTGGGCTGCCCTGGAGAGCCGCTCACGCCAGCGCACCACACCCTCCCCAACAAATCCCTTCTCCACTGAGCTGCACAAAACCTTTGAGATCCAGCTCTGA